From a region of the Lactuca sativa cultivar Salinas chromosome 4, Lsat_Salinas_v11, whole genome shotgun sequence genome:
- the LOC128133763 gene encoding uncharacterized protein LOC128133763 has protein sequence MAAKGGRKNLKRAVNDETLSLQPGQSIMQVVSLRGSNLIEIIDAKGDKALAIFPAKFQKSMWIKRGSFVVVDDSGREEAVESGRKVACVVLQVLFHKQVRVLQKSAEWPEIFKIVIMDTSNGNSEKSTQENEELESSEDDGMPPLEANTNRRPAELRSDTESDSEIEDS, from the exons ATGGCTGCAAAAGGTGGAAGGAAGAATCTGAAGAGGGCTGTTAATGATGAGACCTTAAGTCTTCAACCAGGACAAAGCATTATGCAAGTTGTTTCACTTCGAGGCTCCAATCTAATTGAG ATAATTGATGCCAAAGGAGACAAAGCTTTGGCGATTTTTCCAGCTAAATTTCAGAAAAGCATGTGGATAAAACGAG GTAGTTTTGTGGTGGTTGATGATAGTGGAAGAGAAGAGGCTGTTGAGTCTGGAAGAAAAGTGGCTTGTGTTGTTCTTCAAGTCCTTTTTCATAAACAAGTTAGAGTGTTACAAAAGTCTGCAGAATG GCCAGAAATATTTAAAATAGTGATAATGGACACCTCTAATGGAAATTCGGAGAAAAGCACACAGGAAAATGAGGAGTTGGAGTCTAGCGAAGATGATGGGATGCCCCCATTGGAAGCCAACACAAACAGAAGACCTGCAGAATTGCGCTCAGATACAGAGTCTGATTCTGAGATAGAAGATTCATAA
- the LOC128133183 gene encoding uncharacterized protein LOC128133183 codes for MEKSEMDKDVDACMEKLNKMEWGEEDERHKTALLLFGESANVRKVWLRLSHSSCASWVMGAGQLRSNRRRLIRIHRIRDNDSSEYAYTQDLMYGDPTQCFDMMRLTQEAFALLCNHFTQKNWLQASRKISIEEKMAMFLHVIGHNERFRAVKGRFHHSTQTIHQCFNEVLTAMMCFAKEIIVPTTLNPTRHNSKRHRRLKNIFSGAIGALDGTVVHAVVPVDQQTRYRGRGKGEYKYYLCDAVYTNTRGFMAPYRNTRYWLVDFRRGRPLSREERFNYAHAQLRNVIYGVLKARFPILKQMAPYPFIVQRDIVIACVAVHNFIKKYNIEDDLFRNFEEDTMVTPDVQGGGIDRENIQGIEWGPEADMRVLRDQIANRLLSPTLH; via the exons ATGGAAAAAAGTGAAATGGATAAGGATGTTGATGCGTGTATGGAGAAATTGAACAAAATGGAATGGGGTGAAGAAGATGAAAGACACAAGACCGCTCTTTTGCTATTTGGTGAAAGTGCCAATGTTCGAAAAGTTTGGTTACGACTTTCGCATAGTAGTTGTGCGTCGTGGGTGATGGGTGCGG GTCAA TTGAGGTCAAACCGGCGCAGGCTAATTAGAATTCATAGAATTAGAGATAACGATTCAAGCGAGTATGCGTATACGCAAGATTTGATGTATGGAGACCCTACACAATGTTTCGATATGATGCGTCTTACACAAGAGGCATTTGCATTATTATGTAACCATTTTACCCAAAAAAATTGGTTGCAAGCTAGTAGGAAAATAAGCATTGAAGAGAAGATGGCTATGTTCTTACATGTTATAGGACATAATGAACGTTTTCGTGCGGTTAAGGGAAGATTTCATCACTCCACACAAACGATTCATCAATGTTTTAACGAAGTCCTAACTGCAATGATGTgttttgcaaaagaaattatagtaccaaCAACTCTTAATCCAACAAGACATAACTCGAAACGACATAGAaggttaaaaaatattttttccggAGCAATAGGTGCATTAGATGGAACTGTTGTACATGCGGTTGTACCCGTTGATCAACAAACTCGTTATAGAGGAAGAGGAAAAGGagaat ataaatattacctttgtgatgcAGTATATACAAACACTCGTGGGTTTATGGCTCCATACCGCAATACTAGGTATTGGTTAGTCGATTTTCGAAGAGGCAGACCTTTATCTAGAGAAGAAAGGTTCAATTATGCtcatgcacaacttagaaatGTTATTTATGGTGTATTGAAGGCGAGATTCCCAATCTTAAAACAAATGGCTCCTTATCCTTTTATAGTACAAAGAGACATAGTCATTGCTTGTGTCgcggtccataattttataaagaaatacAATATAGAAGATGATTTGTTTAGGAATTTTGAGGAGGACACTATGGTTACTCCTGACGTCCAAGGTGGGGGAattgatagagaaaacatacaagGCATAGAATGGGGTCCAGAAGCCGATATGCGTGTTTTGCGTGATCAAATTGCAAATCGACTACTTTCACCTACTTTACAttaa